The following are from one region of the Cystobacter fuscus DSM 2262 genome:
- a CDS encoding methylaspartate mutase subunit E: protein MNEQILAIDKNFSYELPTRQETVEYIRNLRKQNVHQRLKQADALGTLLVQPRCGVGSQQKMGELLQFLEREAQPDILSLTIDAYTRLCQFDKANAVLQENPQNLNGYPLVCHGYKKVRELNESVQAPIEIRHGSPDARLLFESSIAGGITSFEGGGIGYNLPYSKNVPISSSMQNWRYVDQRCGELAQDGIIVDRELFGTLTAVLIPPSIALSMTLLEALCAVREGVKCLSISYCQGGHIAQDVAALRAIRKMAAKYLPPDVDVFPVLHQFMGAFPAARHDAEALILKGAIVAKKGHATKVINKTYEEALGVPTPQANALGIWTTRIVNSTISDFVKVDSAEVEEELHWILREVDEIVAPILEKPDIYRAIEEGFAEGILDIPFSASRYAKSGVLPMRDRSGAIRYHNPGGLCMSDAVRSRNAQMLNNATHSPSFSLFSKLTRDIMYFSNMSLQEAIEV, encoded by the coding sequence ATGAACGAGCAGATACTGGCCATAGACAAGAACTTCTCCTACGAGCTGCCCACGCGGCAGGAGACGGTCGAGTACATCCGCAACCTGCGCAAGCAGAATGTCCACCAGCGGTTGAAGCAGGCGGATGCTTTGGGCACGTTGCTGGTCCAGCCGCGCTGTGGCGTGGGTTCCCAGCAGAAGATGGGCGAGTTGTTGCAGTTCCTGGAGCGCGAGGCCCAGCCCGACATCCTCTCGCTCACCATCGACGCGTATACGCGGTTGTGCCAGTTCGACAAGGCGAACGCCGTCCTCCAGGAGAACCCGCAGAACCTCAACGGCTATCCCCTGGTGTGCCACGGGTACAAGAAGGTGCGTGAGCTGAACGAGTCGGTTCAGGCGCCCATCGAGATCCGCCATGGCTCGCCGGATGCGCGCTTGCTGTTCGAGTCCTCCATCGCGGGGGGCATCACCTCCTTCGAGGGCGGTGGGATTGGCTACAACCTGCCGTATTCGAAGAACGTGCCCATCAGCTCGAGCATGCAGAACTGGCGCTACGTGGACCAGCGCTGCGGTGAGCTGGCGCAGGACGGCATCATCGTGGACCGGGAGCTGTTCGGCACCTTGACCGCGGTGCTCATTCCTCCCTCCATCGCCCTGTCCATGACCCTGCTCGAGGCGCTCTGCGCCGTGCGCGAGGGCGTCAAGTGCCTGTCCATCTCCTACTGCCAGGGTGGACACATCGCGCAGGACGTCGCCGCCCTCCGGGCCATTCGCAAGATGGCGGCCAAGTACCTGCCGCCGGACGTGGATGTCTTCCCCGTGCTGCACCAGTTCATGGGGGCCTTCCCCGCCGCCAGGCATGATGCCGAGGCCCTCATCCTCAAGGGAGCCATCGTCGCCAAGAAGGGTCATGCGACCAAGGTCATCAACAAGACCTACGAGGAGGCGCTCGGCGTTCCGACCCCCCAGGCCAACGCGCTGGGCATCTGGACGACCCGGATCGTCAACAGCACCATCTCCGACTTCGTGAAGGTGGACAGCGCGGAAGTCGAAGAGGAGTTGCACTGGATCCTCCGCGAGGTGGATGAAATCGTGGCCCCCATTCTCGAGAAGCCGGACATCTATCGCGCCATCGAGGAGGGATTCGCGGAGGGCATCCTGGACATCCCCTTCAGCGCCAGCCGTTATGCCAAGTCCGGTGTCCTGCCGATGCGTGACCGGAGCGGAGCCATCCGCTACCATAACCCGGGAGGGCTCTGCATGAGTGATGCGGTCCGTTCCCGCAACGCACAGATGCTCAACAACGCGACGCACTCGCCGTCCTTCAGCCTCTTCAGCAAGCTCACACGCGACATCATGTATTTCTCGAACATGTCGCTGCAGGAAGCCATCGAAGTCTGA
- a CDS encoding amino acid kinase family protein produces MRIQVMKFGGSSFASDEHFHRVASYIQGRVAEGNKVALVVSGLPGATEALRAKCLSINPEPSGETIDCLIPLADTIGAAYCRAALERQRVKVTTLYFSQLGLLTDSNYSRARIQEFDPTPLRTALETHDVVVVPGGQARNAQGQQMWMGKNSSDLSAVAVAAALGVKDCEIYSDVCGVYSSDPNQISGTQLVPEISYDAAIDMSLSGAKVIHHGSVRYAKRHGVEIVCRLNQDDFRVGTRIGEKGAPAVLVLDQRSVVLEFAAQAEQERAVAALSAIEVPFVDMARPGESRLAVTCGFFDVERFLRENNLQPRTLDRYLASEFRRDGSVSRHLPEKSTAQAFSQQLHDQLYSQRGHLGSAA; encoded by the coding sequence ATGCGGATTCAGGTCATGAAGTTCGGAGGCTCGTCCTTCGCCAGTGATGAGCACTTCCATCGCGTCGCCAGCTATATCCAGGGGCGGGTCGCCGAGGGAAACAAGGTCGCCCTGGTCGTCAGCGGACTGCCTGGCGCCACCGAGGCCCTGCGCGCCAAGTGTCTGTCCATCAATCCCGAGCCCTCGGGCGAGACGATTGACTGCCTCATTCCGTTGGCGGACACGATCGGTGCGGCCTACTGCCGGGCGGCGCTCGAGCGCCAGCGCGTCAAGGTGACCACCCTCTATTTCTCCCAGCTCGGCCTCCTGACGGACTCGAACTACTCGCGCGCCCGGATCCAGGAGTTCGATCCCACCCCGCTGCGCACCGCGCTGGAGACCCACGACGTGGTCGTGGTGCCCGGGGGACAGGCCCGCAACGCCCAGGGCCAGCAGATGTGGATGGGCAAGAACAGCTCGGATCTGTCCGCCGTCGCCGTGGCGGCCGCGCTCGGCGTCAAGGATTGCGAAATCTACTCCGACGTCTGCGGCGTCTACTCGTCGGACCCGAACCAGATCTCCGGTACCCAGCTGGTTCCGGAGATCTCCTACGACGCCGCCATCGACATGTCGCTGAGCGGCGCCAAGGTCATCCATCACGGCTCGGTCCGCTATGCCAAGCGCCACGGTGTGGAGATCGTCTGTCGCCTGAACCAGGATGACTTCCGGGTGGGCACGCGCATCGGGGAGAAGGGCGCCCCGGCCGTCCTCGTGCTGGATCAGCGCTCGGTCGTCCTGGAGTTCGCCGCCCAGGCCGAGCAGGAGCGCGCCGTGGCGGCACTGAGCGCCATCGAGGTGCCGTTCGTCGACATGGCGCGCCCGGGCGAGTCGCGGCTGGCGGTCACCTGCGGCTTCTTCGACGTGGAGCGGTTCCTCCGGGAGAACAATCTCCAGCCCCGGACGCTGGACCGCTACCTGGCCTCCGAGTTCCGGCGGGATGGGAGTGTGTCCCGCCACCTGCCCGAGAAGAGCACGGCGCAGGCGTTCTCCCAGCAGTTGCACGACCAGCTCTACTCCCAGCGCGGTCATCTCGGAAGCGCCGCCTAG
- a CDS encoding aspartate-semialdehyde dehydrogenase, producing the protein MTQKTQPVVAIVGATGAVGTTFLELFEERSFQFKELHLVASPRSAGKTIQFRGKSYEIKNLETFDFTGIDIAFFSAGTSISKKSARRAAQQGALVIDNTNAFRMDADTPLVVPQVNRHQLQNWPTSGIYANPNCATIPVVRALKPLDPVFGVKKVIISTYQAASGQGLTGIEELREGTRQLIADEKSVVKAERFQVPLAFNLVPNIDAMQETGFTLEEQKMIQESRKIMERPDLYVSSTAVRVPVINCHSEAVYFECERPLELERMLELLRGGEELQVYYGPGAENYPTPRTVRNQNDVHVGRIRVDATNKNAGWLWIVSDNLRVGAALNALQIAEEVIANGLLARKPLAA; encoded by the coding sequence ATGACGCAGAAGACGCAGCCTGTTGTGGCCATCGTGGGCGCCACTGGAGCCGTGGGTACGACCTTCCTCGAGCTGTTCGAGGAGCGTTCCTTCCAGTTCAAGGAACTGCACCTGGTGGCCTCGCCGCGCTCGGCGGGCAAGACCATCCAGTTCCGGGGCAAGTCGTACGAGATCAAGAACCTGGAGACCTTCGACTTCACCGGCATCGACATCGCCTTCTTCTCCGCGGGCACCTCCATCAGCAAGAAGTCCGCCCGCCGCGCGGCGCAGCAGGGCGCGCTGGTCATCGACAACACCAACGCCTTCCGCATGGACGCGGATACGCCGCTGGTGGTGCCGCAGGTGAACCGGCACCAGCTGCAGAACTGGCCGACGTCGGGCATCTACGCCAACCCCAACTGCGCCACCATCCCGGTGGTGCGCGCCCTCAAGCCGCTGGATCCGGTGTTCGGCGTCAAGAAGGTCATCATCAGCACCTACCAGGCCGCTTCGGGCCAGGGCCTCACGGGCATCGAGGAGCTGCGCGAGGGCACGCGCCAGCTGATTGCCGACGAGAAGAGCGTGGTGAAGGCCGAGCGCTTCCAGGTGCCGCTCGCCTTCAACCTCGTTCCCAACATCGACGCCATGCAGGAGACGGGCTTCACCCTGGAAGAGCAGAAGATGATCCAGGAGTCCCGGAAGATCATGGAGCGCCCGGACCTGTACGTGAGCAGCACCGCGGTGCGCGTCCCGGTCATCAACTGCCACTCCGAGGCCGTCTACTTCGAGTGCGAGCGGCCGCTGGAGCTGGAGCGCATGCTCGAGCTGCTGCGCGGCGGGGAAGAGCTGCAGGTCTATTACGGCCCGGGCGCGGAGAACTATCCGACGCCGCGCACGGTCCGTAACCAGAACGACGTGCATGTGGGCCGCATCCGCGTGGACGCGACCAACAAGAACGCCGGCTGGCTGTGGATCGTCTCCGACAACCTGCGTGTGGGCGCGGCGCTGAACGCGCTCCAGATCGCCGAGGAAGTCATCGCCAACGGTCTGCTGGCCCGCAAGCCGCTGGCCGCCTAG
- a CDS encoding cobalamin-dependent protein (Presence of a B(12) (cobalamin)-binding domain implies dependence on cobalamin itself, in one of its several forms, or in some unusual lineages, dependence on a cobalamin-like analog.), whose translation MNNEISHLQPRGSRAPASNSTKTDSSRGTVILGVAASDTHVVANHLIAHMLRENGYTVVNLGACTPLRDFMDAYASNENVIAIVIGSLNGHAKDDLRGLLELKQEYGVRCPVVLGGNLSVGSQKELGLEEYFMKLGVDIVQNRPELLAKQLHLLSSTNSKNTDNAMAEMRQAAGI comes from the coding sequence ATGAACAATGAGATCTCGCATCTCCAGCCGCGAGGCTCTCGCGCTCCCGCTTCCAACTCCACGAAGACGGACTCCTCGCGGGGCACGGTGATCCTCGGAGTGGCCGCGAGCGACACCCACGTGGTGGCCAACCACCTGATCGCCCACATGCTGCGCGAGAATGGCTACACGGTGGTCAACCTCGGCGCGTGCACCCCCCTGCGCGACTTCATGGATGCCTACGCGAGCAACGAGAATGTGATCGCCATCGTCATCGGCAGCCTCAATGGGCACGCCAAGGATGACCTGCGGGGCCTGTTGGAGCTGAAGCAGGAGTACGGCGTGCGCTGCCCGGTGGTGCTCGGCGGCAACCTCTCGGTCGGCAGCCAGAAGGAGCTGGGCCTGGAGGAGTACTTCATGAAGCTGGGCGTGGACATCGTGCAGAACAGGCCGGAGCTGCTGGCCAAGCAGCTGCACCTCCTGTCGTCCACCAATTCCAAGAATACAGACAACGCCATGGCCGAGATGCGCCAGGCCGCTGGAATCTAG
- a CDS encoding DMT family transporter: protein MDNQQQQQQQNRTGVIQLVSAMVLSGTIGIFVTEAHMDAFNVVFFRCLFGAICLTIFCLAKGFFKRSFFTKKTTALIALGGVCIVFNWVFLFKSYGLTSITMGTILYHTQPFYVVLLGVILFKERISANKILWICLAFVGMVFVTNLQASDLKATYIEGILYSLAAAVLYGIATIVAKRLKGIPPHLIALCQITLGMFLLYPFTTLQNVPTVGTHWYYLAGLGLIHTCIMYILMYSSYQKLDTTKIAVLSFIYPAVALVIDFAVYGTRLAPIQGLGVVLIFLSSIAVNRNWNFAFIGPKKEALS, encoded by the coding sequence ATGGATAATCAGCAGCAGCAGCAGCAGCAAAACAGGACGGGCGTCATTCAGCTGGTTTCGGCCATGGTGCTCTCGGGCACCATTGGAATCTTCGTCACCGAAGCCCACATGGACGCCTTCAACGTGGTGTTCTTCCGCTGCCTGTTCGGAGCCATCTGCCTGACGATCTTCTGTCTGGCCAAGGGGTTCTTCAAGCGCTCCTTCTTCACCAAGAAGACCACCGCGCTCATCGCGCTGGGCGGTGTGTGCATCGTCTTCAACTGGGTCTTCCTGTTCAAGTCCTACGGGCTGACCTCCATCACCATGGGGACCATCCTCTACCACACGCAGCCCTTCTACGTGGTCCTGCTCGGCGTCATCCTGTTCAAGGAGCGCATCTCGGCCAACAAGATCCTTTGGATCTGCCTGGCCTTCGTCGGCATGGTGTTCGTGACCAACCTGCAGGCCTCGGACCTCAAGGCGACCTACATCGAGGGCATCCTGTACTCGCTGGCGGCCGCGGTCCTCTACGGCATCGCCACCATCGTGGCCAAGCGGCTCAAGGGCATTCCTCCCCACCTGATCGCGCTGTGCCAGATCACCCTGGGCATGTTCCTGCTCTACCCGTTCACCACGCTGCAGAACGTCCCGACCGTGGGCACGCACTGGTACTACCTGGCCGGCCTGGGTCTGATCCACACCTGCATCATGTACATCCTGATGTACTCCTCCTACCAGAAGCTGGACACGACGAAGATCGCCGTCCTGTCCTTCATCTACCCCGCCGTGGCGCTGGTCATCGACTTCGCCGTCTACGGAACCCGGCTCGCTCCGATCCAGGGATTGGGCGTGGTCCTCATCTTCCTGAGCAGCATCGCGGTCAACCGCAACTGGAACTTCGCCTTCATCGGACCGAAGAAAGAGGCCCTGTCATGA
- a CDS encoding amino acid ABC transporter substrate-binding protein, with the protein MTNEMIKTIKQRGRIRCGVSRGIYGMSYQEGQSWRGFDVDFGRAVAAAVLGDATKVDFISLKPEERFSALRDETVDVLCCNATCTFSRDSAQGITFAAMTVYDGETMLVHRDLGVTSVRQLKNPTVALQSGTTTDINLQRFLQQHGISFTGRYYSTPQEALDGYARRECDAYALDRVPLTGERLRLPNPEEHIIVPETFSKEPMGPAVKAGDGLWEKVVRWVIYLTIEAEDVGVSSESIDAQIADKNPDALHLLKSADAVSSHLQLEPGWAHHVIKQVGNYHEIFERNLGMKSRLKLERGMNALWSKGGILYAPPFK; encoded by the coding sequence ATGACCAACGAAATGATCAAGACCATCAAGCAGCGGGGTCGGATTCGCTGTGGAGTCAGCCGTGGTATCTACGGCATGTCCTATCAGGAAGGACAGAGCTGGCGGGGCTTTGACGTCGACTTCGGGCGCGCCGTGGCCGCCGCGGTTCTTGGAGATGCGACGAAGGTCGACTTCATTTCTCTCAAACCCGAGGAGCGCTTCTCCGCCCTGAGGGATGAGACCGTCGATGTGCTCTGCTGCAACGCGACCTGCACCTTCTCTCGGGATTCGGCGCAGGGAATCACTTTCGCGGCCATGACCGTCTATGACGGAGAGACGATGCTGGTTCACCGGGATCTCGGTGTCACCAGCGTGCGGCAACTGAAGAACCCGACGGTCGCGCTTCAATCGGGAACGACCACGGACATCAATCTGCAGCGCTTCCTGCAGCAGCACGGCATCTCCTTCACCGGGCGCTACTACTCCACGCCCCAGGAGGCCCTGGACGGCTACGCGCGGCGCGAGTGCGATGCCTATGCCCTGGACCGCGTCCCGCTGACCGGCGAGCGCCTGCGTCTGCCCAATCCCGAGGAGCACATCATCGTTCCGGAGACTTTCTCCAAGGAGCCCATGGGCCCCGCGGTGAAGGCCGGTGACGGACTCTGGGAGAAGGTGGTCCGGTGGGTCATCTACCTGACCATCGAGGCCGAGGATGTGGGCGTGTCGTCCGAGAGCATCGACGCGCAGATCGCCGACAAGAACCCCGACGCGCTTCACCTTCTCAAGTCCGCGGACGCGGTCAGCTCTCATCTCCAGCTGGAACCGGGCTGGGCCCACCATGTCATCAAGCAGGTGGGCAACTACCACGAGATCTTCGAGCGTAACCTGGGAATGAAGTCCCGTCTCAAGCTCGAGCGCGGTATGAACGCGCTGTGGTCCAAAGGTGGCATTCTCTACGCTCCCCCCTTCAAGTGA
- a CDS encoding carbohydrate-binding module family 20 domain-containing protein, whose amino-acid sequence MSNAVNKRGGVLSALGCALALSVSGTAEAGVYVHLFEWKWPDVARECETFLGPKGYTGVQVSPPNEHITGTQWWTRYQPVSYRLDSRGGTRAQFIDMVQRCNAAGVAVYADLVINHTASYGASGSSTGVAGTKWSTRSHPMYGSNDYHTPICSISNYQDAYNVQNCDLSGLPDLNTGSSYVQQTLANYINDLTSIGVKGFRVDAAKHMSPGDISGIRNRMTGSPFIFLEVIDLGGEAVTASQYFGLGSVTEFKYSAKIGEQFKIGQLKNLKTFGESWGFMSSGKAVVFTDNHDNQRGHGAGGANILTYKDGSLYNLANVFMLGWPYGYPQVMSSYSFSNTDAGPPGSSVHNGTSVNCFGEWQCEHRWREISNMVRFRAVTEGTAVSNWWDNGNNQIAFARAGKGFVVVNREGGALNRSFATSLPAGTYCNVLSGDFNNGTCTGSTVTVDGSGNATFNVAAMTSAAIHVGAVVSGGGNPNPNPNPGSVTVNFTCNNGQTYMGQSVYVIGNLGALGAWAPASAVKLNPASYPTWTGAISLPANTALEWKCLKREESNPANGVQWQPGDNIKLTTPSSGSVSTTGGF is encoded by the coding sequence ATGAGTAACGCGGTGAACAAGCGTGGTGGAGTGCTGAGCGCCCTTGGATGCGCGCTCGCGCTGAGCGTGTCCGGAACGGCGGAAGCGGGTGTCTACGTCCACCTGTTCGAGTGGAAATGGCCAGACGTGGCCCGTGAATGCGAGACATTCCTCGGGCCCAAGGGCTACACGGGTGTCCAGGTGTCTCCACCCAACGAGCACATCACCGGCACGCAGTGGTGGACCCGCTATCAGCCGGTCAGCTACCGGTTGGACTCGCGCGGCGGAACCCGGGCGCAGTTCATCGACATGGTGCAGCGCTGCAACGCGGCCGGGGTGGCCGTCTATGCCGACCTCGTCATCAACCACACGGCGTCCTACGGGGCCAGTGGTTCCAGCACGGGGGTCGCGGGCACGAAGTGGAGTACGCGCAGCCACCCCATGTACGGCTCCAACGACTATCACACCCCCATCTGCAGCATCAGCAACTACCAGGATGCCTACAACGTCCAGAACTGCGATCTGAGCGGCCTGCCGGATCTGAACACGGGCTCCAGCTACGTGCAGCAGACGCTGGCCAACTACATCAACGATCTGACCTCCATTGGCGTGAAGGGCTTCCGGGTCGATGCCGCCAAGCACATGTCGCCGGGAGACATCTCCGGCATCCGCAACCGCATGACCGGCTCGCCCTTCATCTTCCTGGAGGTGATCGATCTGGGCGGCGAGGCGGTCACCGCCAGCCAGTACTTCGGCCTCGGCTCGGTGACCGAGTTCAAGTACAGCGCGAAGATCGGCGAGCAGTTCAAGATCGGCCAGCTCAAGAACCTGAAGACCTTCGGTGAGAGCTGGGGTTTCATGTCCAGCGGCAAGGCGGTGGTGTTCACCGACAACCACGACAACCAGCGGGGCCACGGGGCGGGCGGCGCCAACATCCTGACCTACAAGGACGGCAGCCTGTACAACCTGGCCAACGTCTTCATGCTGGGCTGGCCGTATGGCTATCCGCAGGTGATGTCCAGCTACTCCTTCAGCAACACGGACGCGGGGCCCCCGGGCTCGTCCGTCCACAATGGCACGTCCGTGAATTGCTTCGGCGAGTGGCAGTGCGAGCACCGCTGGCGCGAGATCTCCAACATGGTCCGCTTCCGCGCGGTGACCGAGGGCACGGCCGTCTCCAACTGGTGGGACAACGGCAACAACCAGATCGCCTTCGCCCGCGCTGGCAAGGGCTTCGTGGTCGTCAACCGCGAGGGGGGCGCCCTCAACCGCTCCTTCGCCACGAGCCTGCCGGCCGGCACCTACTGCAACGTGCTCTCCGGTGACTTCAACAACGGCACCTGCACGGGCAGCACCGTCACGGTGGACGGCAGCGGCAACGCGACCTTCAACGTGGCGGCCATGACCTCGGCCGCCATCCACGTGGGGGCCGTCGTCTCCGGCGGTGGCAATCCGAACCCGAATCCGAACCCGGGCAGCGTCACCGTCAACTTCACGTGCAACAACGGGCAGACGTACATGGGCCAGAGCGTCTATGTCATCGGCAATCTCGGCGCCCTGGGCGCCTGGGCTCCCGCCAGCGCGGTGAAGCTCAACCCGGCGAGCTACCCCACCTGGACGGGCGCGATCTCCCTCCCGGCGAACACCGCCCTCGAGTGGAAGTGTCTCAAGCGCGAGGAGAGCAACCCGGCCAACGGCGTGCAGTGGCAGCCGGGGGACAACATCAAGTTGACCACGCCGTCCTCGGGCTCGGTGTCCACCACGGGTGGCTTCTAG
- a CDS encoding dipeptidase, with translation MRTPLPLLGLVLLTAVSCTHEALTRPAPPPGDSTERGRELAHRLIIADGHIDVPYRLQEKLGPGGEPTEDISQRTAGGDFDYPRAVEGGLDVPFMSIYIPAELQKTAGASKALADSLIDMVEKLARASPDKFALARSVDEARRNTGEGKISFAMGIENGSALEDSVANVAHFQKRGVRYITLTHSADNLLGDSSYAEGEHRWNGLSPLGRQVVAEMNRVGIMVDVSHLSDATIRQVLETSQQPVIASHSSCRHFTPGFERNLSDELIRAIAAKGGVVMISFGSGFLLQASQDHEKKLRAEALAFIQQRGLTRESPEVKTFIENWLREHPFPRARVEDVADHIEHVVKLVGIEHVGLGSDFDGVGPTLPVGLEDVSRYPNLFRVLLERGHGEAELEKLASGNVFRVWRQVEAAARP, from the coding sequence ATGAGAACCCCCCTGCCCCTGCTGGGCCTCGTCCTGCTCACCGCCGTGTCCTGCACACATGAGGCCCTCACGCGGCCAGCCCCCCCGCCCGGGGATTCCACCGAGCGCGGACGAGAACTCGCCCACCGGCTCATCATCGCCGATGGCCATATCGACGTGCCCTACCGGCTCCAGGAGAAGCTGGGTCCCGGGGGCGAGCCCACCGAGGACATCTCCCAGCGCACCGCCGGGGGAGACTTCGACTACCCCCGCGCGGTGGAGGGCGGGCTGGACGTGCCCTTCATGTCCATCTACATCCCCGCGGAGCTCCAGAAGACGGCCGGTGCCTCGAAGGCCCTGGCGGACTCGCTGATCGACATGGTGGAGAAGCTCGCCCGCGCGTCCCCGGACAAGTTCGCCCTGGCGCGCTCGGTGGACGAGGCACGCCGCAACACGGGCGAGGGGAAGATCTCCTTCGCGATGGGCATCGAGAATGGCTCCGCGCTGGAGGACTCGGTGGCCAACGTCGCCCACTTCCAGAAGCGCGGCGTGCGCTACATCACCCTGACGCACTCGGCGGACAACCTGCTCGGTGACTCCTCCTACGCCGAGGGCGAGCACCGCTGGAACGGGCTGAGCCCCCTGGGCAGGCAGGTGGTGGCGGAGATGAACCGCGTGGGCATCATGGTGGACGTGTCGCACCTGTCGGACGCCACCATCCGCCAGGTGTTGGAGACGAGCCAGCAGCCCGTCATCGCCTCCCACTCCTCGTGCCGTCACTTCACGCCCGGCTTCGAGCGCAACCTCAGTGACGAGCTCATCCGCGCCATCGCCGCCAAGGGGGGCGTGGTGATGATCAGCTTCGGCTCGGGCTTCCTCCTCCAGGCCTCGCAAGACCATGAGAAGAAGCTGCGCGCGGAGGCCCTGGCCTTCATCCAGCAGCGGGGCCTGACGCGGGAGAGCCCCGAGGTCAAGACGTTCATCGAGAACTGGCTGCGCGAGCACCCGTTTCCCCGGGCGCGCGTCGAGGACGTGGCCGACCACATCGAGCACGTGGTGAAGCTCGTGGGCATCGAGCACGTGGGGCTCGGCTCGGACTTCGACGGCGTGGGCCCCACCCTTCCCGTGGGACTCGAGGACGTGTCGCGCTACCCCAACCTCTTCCGGGTGCTGCTCGAGCGCGGCCATGGCGAGGCGGAGCTCGAGAAGCTCGCCTCGGGCAATGTCTTCCGCGTGTGGCGGCAGGTGGAGGCCGCCGCCCGGCCCTGA
- a CDS encoding DUF4388 domain-containing protein, which produces MALHGDFSSFPLPELLQWLDSSRKTGTLQLLSWEGGERSLFLLSGQVLAIANEGLRGRVARVLALAKLADGAAVLSALKALPVDGENLESVFQSHHVEPKLVRELVREEMLGSMVDQTRGGHGAFHWTEDLDRSGEEWAPCEMSLRELLFESLRWVDEQADVDRVLPGDALTVRSLVAPSPRQPLMHRILLTLCTGGQNLGRLRLSLGLSRSSTTRRVFEMMRAKQVEVEGAPEVVVDPVTDMLEKGAVLVRERQFDATELVCATLLASDPTDRRVREFARMAHSEHVASLYAALPPLSVPVLSPDAEELSLLKPEERQVVGLINGNWDVSTLVLASPARELETLKTLAKLMRMGLLRMR; this is translated from the coding sequence ATGGCCCTTCACGGTGATTTCTCCAGCTTCCCGCTTCCCGAGCTTCTCCAATGGTTGGACAGCTCCCGAAAGACCGGCACGCTCCAACTGCTCTCCTGGGAGGGCGGTGAGCGCTCGCTCTTCCTGCTCTCGGGGCAGGTGTTGGCCATCGCCAACGAGGGGCTCCGGGGCCGGGTGGCCCGGGTGCTCGCCCTGGCGAAGCTGGCGGATGGGGCGGCGGTGCTCTCGGCGCTCAAGGCGCTGCCGGTGGATGGCGAGAACCTCGAGTCCGTCTTCCAGTCCCACCACGTGGAGCCCAAGCTGGTGCGCGAGCTGGTGCGCGAGGAGATGCTCGGCTCCATGGTGGACCAGACGCGTGGCGGACATGGCGCCTTCCACTGGACGGAGGACCTGGACCGCTCGGGCGAGGAGTGGGCGCCGTGCGAGATGAGCCTGCGCGAGCTGCTCTTCGAGTCGCTGCGTTGGGTGGATGAGCAGGCGGACGTGGACCGGGTGCTGCCGGGGGATGCGCTGACGGTGCGCTCGCTCGTGGCGCCGAGCCCGCGTCAGCCGCTGATGCACCGCATCCTGCTCACCCTGTGCACGGGGGGGCAGAACCTGGGGCGGCTGAGGCTGTCGCTCGGCCTGTCGCGCTCGTCCACCACGCGCCGCGTCTTCGAGATGATGCGCGCCAAACAGGTGGAGGTGGAGGGCGCGCCGGAGGTGGTGGTGGATCCGGTGACGGACATGCTGGAGAAGGGCGCGGTGCTGGTGCGCGAGCGGCAGTTCGACGCGACGGAGCTGGTGTGCGCGACGCTGCTGGCGAGCGATCCGACGGACCGGCGCGTGCGCGAGTTCGCGCGCATGGCGCACAGCGAGCACGTGGCGTCGCTCTACGCCGCGCTGCCCCCCTTGAGCGTGCCGGTGCTGTCGCCGGACGCCGAGGAGCTGTCGCTGCTCAAGCCCGAGGAGCGGCAGGTGGTGGGCCTCATCAACGGCAACTGGGACGTGTCCACCCTGGTGCTGGCCAGCCCCGCGCGCGAGCTGGAGACGCTCAAGACGCTCGCCAAGCTCATGCGCATGGGCCTCTTGCGCATGCGCTGA